The Halictus rubicundus isolate RS-2024b chromosome 3, iyHalRubi1_principal, whole genome shotgun sequence genome includes a region encoding these proteins:
- the Jwa gene encoding PRA1 family protein Jwa isoform X2 — MDKARALHDGCKLPPLRGLKDFLLEPSGFQLPNFNDFEKWGNRVVNNLIYYQTNYLYMSLSVMLVVGCLHPKELLLGALSGAIMYLFLLTEHEELCAIRRQYPVVQTIFLIICAGFVLYIVNSIFLILLFTILLPFCVTFIHASLRLRNIKNKLVNKIEGMGIERTPMGMFLKYFEEVTGLTLRAH, encoded by the exons ATGGATAAAGCCAGGGCACTGCACGATGGTTGTAAATTACCACCCCTTCGGGGTTTGAAAGATTTCTTATTGGAGCCGTCGGGTTTCCAATTACCCAATTTTAATGATTTCGAAAAATGGGGTAATAGAGTGGTAAATAATCTGATATATTATCAAACCAATTACCTCTACATGTCTCTCAGTGTGATGCTTGTTGTTGG ATGCCTGCATCCGAAAGAGCTGCTTCTTGGAGCATTATCGGGGGCAATCATGTATCTTTTTCTACTTACCGAACACGAGGAATTATGTGCAATAAGGAGACAATATCCAGTGGTTCAGACAATATTTCTTATTATTTGCGCAGGTTTTGTTCTTTACATtgtaaattcaatatttttaatactgCTGTTTACCATTTTATTACCATTTTGCG TGACTTTTATACACGCATCGTTGAGATTAAGGAACATTAAGAATAAGCTAGTCAACAAAATCGAGGGTATGGGAATTGAACGTACACCTATGGGCATgttcttaaaatattttg AAGAAGTGACTGGTTTAACCCTGCGTGCACACTAG
- the Jwa gene encoding PRA1 family protein Jwa isoform X1: protein MDKARALHDGCKLPPLRGLKDFLLEPSGFQLPNFNDFEKWGNRVVNNLIYYQTNYLYMSLSVMLVVGCLHPKELLLGALSGAIMYLFLLTEHEELCAIRRQYPVVQTIFLIICAGFVLYIVNSIFLILLFTILLPFCVTFIHASLRLRNIKNKLVNKIEGMGIERTPMGMFLKYFAEEVTGLTLRAH from the exons ATGGATAAAGCCAGGGCACTGCACGATGGTTGTAAATTACCACCCCTTCGGGGTTTGAAAGATTTCTTATTGGAGCCGTCGGGTTTCCAATTACCCAATTTTAATGATTTCGAAAAATGGGGTAATAGAGTGGTAAATAATCTGATATATTATCAAACCAATTACCTCTACATGTCTCTCAGTGTGATGCTTGTTGTTGG ATGCCTGCATCCGAAAGAGCTGCTTCTTGGAGCATTATCGGGGGCAATCATGTATCTTTTTCTACTTACCGAACACGAGGAATTATGTGCAATAAGGAGACAATATCCAGTGGTTCAGACAATATTTCTTATTATTTGCGCAGGTTTTGTTCTTTACATtgtaaattcaatatttttaatactgCTGTTTACCATTTTATTACCATTTTGCG TGACTTTTATACACGCATCGTTGAGATTAAGGAACATTAAGAATAAGCTAGTCAACAAAATCGAGGGTATGGGAATTGAACGTACACCTATGGGCATgttcttaaaatattttg caGAAGAAGTGACTGGTTTAACCCTGCGTGCACACTAG
- the Rpn7 gene encoding regulatory particle non-ATPase 7, producing the protein MPLENLEEEGLEKNPNLELAQTKFLLSLPEHKDDPFLKNKLLDAIKAENMAPFYEEVCKDLDWSVDETLLAEMKARNAEKLKELDDAIEDAEKNLGEMEVREANLKKSEHLCRIGDKAGAISAFQKTYCKTVSLGHRLDIVFHNIRIGLFYLDHDHITASIEKAKSLIEEGGDWDRRNRLKVYQGTYCIAVRDFKGAANFFLDTISTFTSYELMDYNTFVRYTVYLSMISLPRNELRDKIIKGSEILEVLHSNQDVKVYLFSLYNCQYADFFKNLAHVEGLLRRDYLVFPHYRYYVREMRILAYTQLLESYRSLTLQYMAEAFGVTVEYIDQEISRFIAAGRLHCKVDRVGGVVETNRPDSKNWQYQAMVKQGDLLLNRVQKLSRVINI; encoded by the exons ATGCCGCTAGAAAATCTTGAAGAAGAAGGTTTGGAGAAGAACCCAAATTTGGAATTGGCGCAAACGAAGTTTTTGTTAAGTTTGCCCGAACACAAAGATGATCCTTTCTTAAAGAACAAACTTTTAGATGCCATCAAAGCAGAAA ACATGGCTCCGTTTTACGAAGAAGTGTGTAAAGATTTGGATTGGTCTGTGGACGAAACTCTTCTGGCTGAAATGAAAGCACGTAATgcggaaaaattgaaagaactcGATGACGCGATCGAGGATGCCGAAAAGAATTTAGGAGAAATGGAGGTTCGCGAAGCGAATCTTAAAAAGTCCGAGCACCTTTGCAGAATAGGAGATAAAGCGGGTGCTATCTCTGCATTTCAAAAAACCTATTGTAAAACTGTATCTCTGGGACATAGATTAGACATTGTATTTCATAACATTAGGATCGGATTATTCTATTTGGATCACGATCATATTACAGCGAGCATAGAGAAAGCCAAGAG TTTAATAGAAGAAGGTGGTGATTGGGACAGAAGAAACAGACTTAAGGTTTACCAGGGAACATACTGTATAGCAGTACGAGATTTCAAAGGAGCTGCAAATTTCTTCTTGGACACGATTAGCACGTTTACGAGTTACGAACTGATGGATTACAATACGTTTGTTAGATACACAGTATACTTAAGTATGATAAGTTTACCACGAAACGAGCTCCGCGATAAAATTATCAAAGGCTCAGAAATTTTGGAAGTACTTCATAGTAACCAGGATGTAAAAGTTTACTTGTTCTCCCTGTACAACTGTCAATATGCTGATTTCTTCAAGAATCTCG CACACGTTGAAGGTTTGCTGCGTAGAGACTATTTAGTATTTCCTCATTATCGGTATTATGTTAGAGAAATGCGTATTCTCGCGTATACACAACTTTTGGAATCGTACAGATCTCTGACGCTACAGTATATGGCAGAAGCTTTTGGCGTCACAGTGGAGTATATTGATCA GGAAATATCACGTTTCATTGCAGCTGGGAGACTGCATTGTAAAGTTGATCGTGTTGGTGGAGTAGTCGAAACCAATAGACCAGATAGCAAAAATTGGCAATATCAAGCTATGGTCAAACAAGGAGACTTGCTGCTTAATAGGGTGCAAAAATTGTCACgtgttattaatatttaa
- the LOC143352234 gene encoding transcription elongation factor 1 homolog gives MGRRKSKRQAPQKRKAIEPLDTQFTCPFCNHEKSCEVKMDKGRNTARISCRVCLEDYQTTVNVLSEPIDVYNDWIDACDAIN, from the exons ATGGGTCGAAGAAAGAGCAAACGACAGGCTCCTCAGAAGAGAAAAGCCATCGAGCCGTTGGATACACAATTCACGTGTCCATTTTGTAACCATGAGAAATCGTGCGAAGTTAAAAT GGACAAAGGTCGAAACACAGCGAGGATTTCCTGTCGCGTCTGTTTAGAGGATTATCAGACCACTGTCAATGTGTTATCAGAACCGATCGATGTATACAACGACTGGATCGACGCTTGCGATGCCATCAATTAA
- the Jwa gene encoding PRA1 family protein Jwa isoform X3: MDKARALHDGCKLPPLRGLKDFLLEPSGFQLPNFNDFEKWGNRVVNNLIYYQTNYLYMSLSVMLVVGCLHPKELLLGALSGAIMYLFLLTEHEELCAIRRQYPVVQTIFLIICAGFVLYIVNSIFLILLFTILLPFCVTFIHASLRLRNIKNKLVNKIEGMGIERTPMGMFLKYFVFETIASLP; this comes from the exons ATGGATAAAGCCAGGGCACTGCACGATGGTTGTAAATTACCACCCCTTCGGGGTTTGAAAGATTTCTTATTGGAGCCGTCGGGTTTCCAATTACCCAATTTTAATGATTTCGAAAAATGGGGTAATAGAGTGGTAAATAATCTGATATATTATCAAACCAATTACCTCTACATGTCTCTCAGTGTGATGCTTGTTGTTGG ATGCCTGCATCCGAAAGAGCTGCTTCTTGGAGCATTATCGGGGGCAATCATGTATCTTTTTCTACTTACCGAACACGAGGAATTATGTGCAATAAGGAGACAATATCCAGTGGTTCAGACAATATTTCTTATTATTTGCGCAGGTTTTGTTCTTTACATtgtaaattcaatatttttaatactgCTGTTTACCATTTTATTACCATTTTGCG TGACTTTTATACACGCATCGTTGAGATTAAGGAACATTAAGAATAAGCTAGTCAACAAAATCGAGGGTATGGGAATTGAACGTACACCTATGGGCATgttcttaaaatattttg TTTTTGAGACAATTGCCTCCCTTCCCTAA